Proteins from one Dioscorea cayenensis subsp. rotundata cultivar TDr96_F1 unplaced genomic scaffold, TDr96_F1_v2_PseudoChromosome.rev07_lg8_w22 25.fasta BLBR01000075.1, whole genome shotgun sequence genomic window:
- the LOC120253429 gene encoding uncharacterized protein LOC120253429, with product MGGDGGGSSGEEDGDASWRAAIDSVAALDFGSSASKPPAKSQKNSTDSVQDDSLEEQNQSRGSGLKLYQIKAQKLLDEVLEKSLEIVRSTIPAGSENSESNGGIRLFRRAPPGVILDGFDAHQQQQKRPRIIPGEEVNENSKKFKCRLQSVVVDGTNIMAAARDACQRSLARFEAREAAAKEALKREEEWIAKLKKIRGERWLPSLAREMQGGT from the exons GACGGAGACGCTAGTTGGAGGGCGGCCATTGATTCCGTCGCCGCTTTAGATTTTGGCTCCTCGGCTTCTAAGCCTCCGGCGAAGTCTCAGAAAAACTCAACTGATTCAGTCCAGGACGATTCTTTAGAGGAACAAAATCAGAGCAGAGGTTCCGGTCTCAAGCTCTATCAAATTAAG GCACAGAAGCTTTTGGATGAGGTCCTGGAGAAAAGTCTTGAGATTGTGAGAAGCACTATACCTGCAGGCAGTGAAAATTCTGAATCAAATGGGGGGATTCGATTATTTAGACGCGCACCTCCTGGTGTAATTCTTGATGGATttg ATGCACATCAGCAGCAGCAGAAGAGACCAAGAATAATTCCAGGAGAGGAAGTCAATGAGAATTCAAAGAAG TTTAAGTGTAGACTTCAGTCTGTTGTTGTTGATGGGACGAACATAATGGCTGCTGCAAGAGATGCATGCCAAAGATCCCTGGCAAGATTTGAAGCTAGAGAAGCTGCTGCAAAGGAAGCActaaagagagaagaagaatggATCGCAAAGCTGAAAAAGATACGAGGAGAGAGATGGCTTCCTTCGCTTGCCAGAGAGATGCAG GGTGGAACATGA